In the genome of Pseudorasbora parva isolate DD20220531a chromosome 10, ASM2467924v1, whole genome shotgun sequence, one region contains:
- the erg28 gene encoding ergosterol biosynthetic protein 28 homolog isoform X1, which yields MSRFVNVLRSWLLMVSVIAVGNTVQSFRDYSFLSEKLYTGSPDYVNGLQARTFGIWTLLSSIIRCACAIDIQNRTLYHVTLWTFVLALGHFLSEALLYKTAPLTIGVMAPLIVASVSIVGMLIGYQCITEPQEVTGARQKKRN from the exons ATGAGCCGGTTTGTGAATGTGTTGCGGAGCTGGCTGCTCATGGTGTCGGTGATCGCAGTGGGGAACACAGTGCAGAGCTTCAGAGATTACAGCTTCCTGTCCGAGAAACTCTACACCGGCTCGCCAGATTACG taaaTGGTCTTCAGGCGAGAACATTTGGCATCTGGACCCTCCTGTCCTCCATCATCCGCTGCGCCTGTGCCATAGACATCCAGAACCGGAC GCTTTATCACGTCACCCTGTGGACGTTCGTTCTGGCTCTGGGCCACTTCCTGTCTGAAGCGCTCCTCTATAAGACGGCTCCTCTGACCATTGGGGTCATGGCTCCTCTGATCGTGGCCA GCGTCTCTATCGTGGGCATGTTGATCGGGTACCAGTGTATCACGGAGCCTCAGGAGGTGACGGGAGCGCGGCAGAAGAAGAGGAACTGA
- the erg28 gene encoding ergosterol biosynthetic protein 28 homolog isoform X2, which yields MSRFVNVLRSWLLMVSVIAVGNTVQSFRDYSFLSEKLYTGSPDYVNGLQARTFGIWTLLSSIIRCACAIDIQNRTLYHVTLWTFVLALGHFLSEALLYKTAPLTIGVMAPLIVASE from the exons ATGAGCCGGTTTGTGAATGTGTTGCGGAGCTGGCTGCTCATGGTGTCGGTGATCGCAGTGGGGAACACAGTGCAGAGCTTCAGAGATTACAGCTTCCTGTCCGAGAAACTCTACACCGGCTCGCCAGATTACG taaaTGGTCTTCAGGCGAGAACATTTGGCATCTGGACCCTCCTGTCCTCCATCATCCGCTGCGCCTGTGCCATAGACATCCAGAACCGGAC GCTTTATCACGTCACCCTGTGGACGTTCGTTCTGGCTCTGGGCCACTTCCTGTCTGAAGCGCTCCTCTATAAGACGGCTCCTCTGACCATTGGGGTCATGGCTCCTCTGATCGTGGCCAGTGAGTGA